The proteins below are encoded in one region of Apium graveolens cultivar Ventura chromosome 4, ASM990537v1, whole genome shotgun sequence:
- the LOC141719470 gene encoding uncharacterized protein LOC141719470 produces the protein MTFSTEDYEDVIHPHEDPLIINPIIGQNKIWKVMVDTGSSANILFHKTYCKMNLAGEQLEPCNEAPLYAIGGYPIQFEGIITLPVLLGKLLYTVEKLVKFYVVRIESPYNTIFGRPFLSTFEVVESIPHLKLKFPTEKRVGEMRGDQKIARIIILEDLEKDQEYEGPDGTGKRKRAESEPSGSRETLNIELEKFGADLSSPIAEPAAETEEVELYAGHSGKMVRIGKNMGADLKAKVIAVIQQYYDVFAWGPEDMPGLDPKTATHYLNVQPEAKPVKQKKRTFAVERQKVIEAEVEKLLEAKFIEEIEYPDWLANVVVVKKSNGKWRMCVDYTDLNKACPKDHYPLPNIDQLIDATAGYEVLSFLDAFSGYHQIAMNDRDVPKTAFITPKGTYAYIKMPFGLKNA, from the coding sequence ATGACCTTCAGCACTGAAGATTACGAGGATGTCATTCACCCGCACGAGGACCCTCTAATCATCAATCCCATCATCGGGCAGAACAAGATATGGAAAGTGATGGTGGATACAGGCAGCTCGGCCAACATACTGTTCCACAAAACCTACTGCAAGATGAACTTGGCGGGAGAGCAACTAGAGCCCTGTAACGAGGCTCCCCTTTATGCCATCGGAGGATATCCTATTCAGTTTGAAGGAATTATTACTCTTCCGGTCCTCCTGGGCAAGTTGCTGTATACCGTCGAAAAGCTGGTGAAGTTCTATGTGGTTCGGATTGAAAGCCCGTACAATACAATATTTGGCAGGCCCTTCTTATCAACCTTTGAAGTAGTGGAGTCTATACCCCACCTCAAACTCAAGTTCCCCACTGAAAAAAGGGTAGGAGAAATGAGGGGCGATCAGAAAATCGCCCGAATCATAATACTCGAAGACCTTGAGAAGGATCAGGAATATGAAGGACCAGATGGAACCGGGAAGAGGAAGCGGGCTGAATCCGAACCCAGCGGAAGCCGGGAAACATTGAACATCGAGCTGGAAAAATTTGGGGCCGATCTCTCGAGCCCGATTGCTGAACCCGCAGCAGAGACCGAAGAAGTGGAATTGTACGCGGGCCATTCGGGAAAGATGGTTCGGATTGGAAAAAACATGGGGGCGGATCTGAAGGCAAAGGTAATAGCTGTCATCCAGCAATACTATGATGTGTTCGCCTGGGGGCCGGAAGATATGCCCGGATTGGATCCCAAGACGGCAACGCACTACTTGAATGTGCAGCCCGAGGCCAAGCCGGTAAAGCAGAAAAAGAGGACATTTGCTGTCGAACGACAGAAAGTAATAGAAGCCGAAGTGGAAAAATTGTTAGAAGCCAAATTTATCGAAGAAATCGAGTATCCCGACTGGctagccaatgtggtggttgtgAAGAAGTcgaatggaaaatggaggatgtgtgtggattaCACGGATCTCAATAAGGCATGTCCGAAGGATCACTACCCCTTGCCTAACATCGACCAACTGATAGATGCAACGGCAGGATATGAGGTACTTAGTTTTTTGGACGCTTTTTCTGGTTATCATCAAATTGCTATGAATGATAGAGATGTGCCCAAGACAGCGTTCATAACTCCGAAGGGGACTTATGCTTATATTAAAATGCCCTTCGGACTGAAGAACGCTTGA